The Romeriopsis navalis LEGE 11480 genome segment CACCATCGCCAACTCGGAACAGGTCAACATCGAACTAGTCATCAAACCAGTCGTTGCTGTTTTGCTGATTATACCGGCCCCATCTTAAGGGCAACAGTACTTTGAGCAAATTCCTGAATTTACCTGAATTTATCCGAATTTATCTGCGGTAAGTTGAGGATGAGACAATTTGTGTTCCGCTACATCAACCCATGCTCTGGAATTATGTTAAATAATCGCAATAATCACTCCCAATTAGCAATCTACCTTAGCTCAGTCTTCGGTCTCCTCTTGGTTGGGCCTCTAGTCTGGCCGAGAGTGGCAGCCGCAGCCGCCATCAACAATCGTGATACCGCTCCGGCCGCCCCATATCACATCGCACTTCAAGCACAAGACCCGCCCGATCGCGACACACCGAAAGCCCCCCAAGGGACTGGCAGTCGCGGCGACTGTCTAGCTGCGGTCAATCGCCCCCCATTACAACGCATCATTAGTGGTCGGGGAATCGAGAAAACCAGTTTAGGGCATCCGATGTTTTGGGTTTATGTCCCCTATACGGCCGATGATGCGCCATCAGCCGAATTTTCGCTGCAAGACCAAGAAAACGATCTTTATCGGGTTACACTCCAGCTACCGAGCAAACCAGGCTTTGTCAGCATTCAACTACCGCCATCGGTCAAACCCATCGCCGAAGGCGAAACTTATCGGTGGTATCTGGATATTAATTGTGCTGATCGTCAAGCCGCAGACAATGCCACACCCACTTCAATCACTGGTGTGATCCAACGGATTGCCACACCGCCAGGATTAACCTCTGCCTTAAGTCGTGCAATAACACCGAGCCAACGCGCCACTGCCTATGCCAAGCAAGATTTATTCCTCGAAGCCTTAACCGAATTGTCCGGTGTCACCCCTAAAAACCAAACTGTAACCGGCAAAATTGTCCCTCTGGCATTAGCCCAAGAAGCAATTATCGGTCCACTTACAGCCAGTTCCCAATCAGAATGAATGGGGCCCAGAAGTAGGGGCGATTATATTCGGATAAGGGATCTTGCTCTGTGGATTTTAAGAAACTAATTTGGGCTTGACGCAGCGCTTCGGCTTTTGTGATTTTTCCCTGACTAAGGTTTTGATAAAACTGCAGCATGAGTTGCGCGGTGGAGGCGTCATTTACCTGAAATAGGGATGCCAGCGTACTCCGAGCCCCTGCCCGAATTGCGACCCCCGCGAGTCCCAGGGCGGCACGCTTGTCGCCTTTGGCGGTTTCGCAGGCACTGAGAATTAGTAGTTCGATCGGTGTTGTATCAGTTCCAATATTATTGCGCAGTAACGTATCTAAATCCTTGACCTGAATGCGTTCTTGCCAGTCGAGAATATAAGTCTCTTCGGGGTTAGAGCTGAATTTGCCGTGCGTTGCAATATGGACAATGTTGATCGCCCGATCGTTAATCTGCTGCTGAATATTGCGCCGTAGAAACTGCTGATCAGCAAGTTGTTGGCTGGTTGTGAGTCGCTTCGAGACT includes the following:
- a CDS encoding DUF928 domain-containing protein; this encodes MAAAAAINNRDTAPAAPYHIALQAQDPPDRDTPKAPQGTGSRGDCLAAVNRPPLQRIISGRGIEKTSLGHPMFWVYVPYTADDAPSAEFSLQDQENDLYRVTLQLPSKPGFVSIQLPPSVKPIAEGETYRWYLDINCADRQAADNATPTSITGVIQRIATPPGLTSALSRAITPSQRATAYAKQDLFLEALTELSGVTPKNQTVTGKIVPLALAQEAIIGPLTASSQSE